A window of Lacibacter sediminis contains these coding sequences:
- a CDS encoding AMP-dependent synthetase/ligase, whose translation MNPTRLFDCIDVQLARFPQEAMFAAKEEGGIWRKYSTAEVKELVDRLAAGLLHLGISGNDMSVEKRDKIALISNNRPEWMMLDLAVQKTGAVLVPIYPTLAANELEFVLNDAEVKLVFVSDTELYQKVQSVRDKVPSIKAVFTFDYIQPSLHWKEIMSKAGEEDLKKLAIAASSIRYEDMVTIIYTSGTTGTPKGVMLSHKNILSNVISSTEVFAEFCAPGDRALSFLPLNHIFERMVTYIYLFNGVSVWYAESLEKIGDNLKEVQPSLFTTVPRLLEKVYERIMGRGQELTGLKKKLFFWAVDVGSKFEAGTNQGFLYNTQLAIANKLIFNKWREGLGGKVKAIVTGAAACQVRLLRVFTAGKMNILEGYGLTETSPVIAVNRFSESGRRFGTVGPVIKGVEVKLEEDGEICCKGDNVMMGYYKRPDLTAEVIDKNGYFHTGDIGVMQEGKFLKITDRKKEIFKTSGGKYVAPQPIENKMKESKFIEQMIVVGPERKFAGALIVPSFENLKVWAGQNNISYGTVHDLIRNPAVLEMYKNIVEEFNTQFNHVEQIKKFELCANEWTVDGGELTPTLKLKRKVIMEKYRDAIERIYL comes from the coding sequence ATGAACCCCACAAGATTATTTGATTGTATTGATGTACAGTTAGCAAGATTTCCGCAGGAAGCCATGTTTGCCGCCAAAGAAGAAGGAGGTATCTGGCGCAAATACAGCACAGCCGAAGTAAAGGAGTTGGTTGACAGACTTGCAGCTGGTTTACTTCATCTCGGTATTTCGGGAAACGATATGAGTGTGGAGAAACGTGATAAGATCGCACTCATCAGTAATAACCGTCCTGAGTGGATGATGCTTGATCTGGCGGTGCAGAAGACAGGTGCAGTTTTAGTACCGATCTATCCAACCCTGGCTGCCAATGAACTGGAGTTTGTATTGAACGATGCCGAGGTTAAGCTTGTGTTTGTAAGTGATACGGAACTCTATCAGAAAGTGCAAAGCGTTCGTGATAAAGTGCCCAGCATTAAAGCTGTTTTCACTTTCGATTATATTCAACCTTCGCTGCATTGGAAAGAGATCATGAGCAAAGCAGGCGAAGAGGATCTGAAAAAACTGGCAATTGCTGCAAGCAGTATCCGTTACGAAGATATGGTGACGATCATTTACACATCCGGTACCACCGGTACACCCAAAGGTGTAATGCTGAGTCATAAAAATATCCTGAGTAATGTAATCTCCAGCACCGAAGTGTTTGCTGAGTTTTGCGCACCGGGCGACAGAGCGTTGAGTTTTCTACCGCTCAACCATATTTTCGAACGCATGGTGACATACATCTATCTCTTCAATGGCGTATCGGTTTGGTATGCAGAAAGTTTGGAAAAAATCGGCGATAACTTAAAAGAAGTACAGCCATCTTTATTTACAACCGTTCCGAGATTACTCGAGAAAGTGTACGAACGCATCATGGGTCGTGGACAGGAATTGACTGGTCTCAAGAAAAAATTATTCTTCTGGGCTGTGGATGTGGGCAGCAAATTTGAGGCGGGCACTAACCAGGGATTTCTTTACAATACGCAACTCGCTATTGCCAATAAACTCATCTTCAATAAATGGCGTGAAGGCTTGGGTGGAAAAGTGAAAGCCATTGTAACAGGTGCTGCTGCTTGCCAGGTTCGTTTGTTGCGTGTATTCACTGCCGGTAAAATGAATATCCTGGAAGGCTATGGTTTAACGGAGACATCACCCGTAATCGCAGTGAATCGTTTCAGTGAATCGGGACGACGGTTTGGAACAGTAGGTCCGGTTATAAAGGGAGTGGAAGTAAAGCTTGAAGAAGATGGAGAGATCTGTTGCAAAGGCGATAATGTGATGATGGGTTATTATAAACGTCCTGATCTTACGGCCGAAGTAATTGATAAAAACGGTTATTTCCATACCGGCGATATTGGTGTAATGCAGGAAGGTAAATTTTTAAAGATCACAGACCGAAAGAAAGAGATCTTTAAAACAAGTGGTGGTAAATATGTTGCACCGCAGCCCATTGAAAACAAAATGAAGGAAAGCAAGTTTATTGAGCAGATGATTGTGGTGGGTCCTGAACGGAAATTTGCCGGTGCATTAATTGTTCCTTCCTTTGAAAACCTGAAAGTATGGGCTGGGCAAAATAACATCAGCTATGGAACAGTGCATGATCTTATCCGCAACCCTGCGGTATTGGAAATGTATAAAAACATTGTGGAAGAATTCAATACACAATTTAATCATGTGGAGCAGATTAAAAAATTTGAACTCTGCGCCAATGAATGGACGGTGGATGGTGGTGAGCTTACTCCAACGTTGAAGTTGAAACGCAAAGTGATCATGGAGAAGTATAGAGATGCGATTGAGAGGATTTATTTGTAA
- a CDS encoding GIY-YIG nuclease family protein: MQRGGSVYIMTNNIRTTLYIGVTSDLRTRVIQHKEHFFKDSFTDHYNCTICVYYEHFGRIEEAIAREKEIKKWRRDKKDRLISVMNPDWEDLWKDIETW; this comes from the coding sequence ATGCAACGTGGCGGTTCGGTATATATCATGACAAATAATATACGCACTACGCTTTATATTGGCGTTACTTCTGATTTGCGTACAAGGGTGATTCAACACAAAGAACATTTTTTTAAAGACAGCTTCACTGATCACTACAATTGTACTATCTGTGTTTATTATGAACATTTTGGTCGAATAGAAGAAGCTATTGCAAGAGAAAAAGAAATCAAGAAATGGAGACGGGATAAAAAAGATCGATTAATTTCTGTAATGAATCCCGATTGGGAGGATTTATGGAAAGATATTGAGACTTGGTAA
- the pyrH gene encoding UMP kinase produces MLPKYKRILLKLSGESLMGDKNFGMDSTVISQYAKSIKSIVELGVQVAIVIGGGNIYRGMNEAETGIERAHGDYMGMLATVINGMALQAGLEKAGVYTRLQSAIKMEQIAEPYIRRRAIRHLEKGRVVIFGAGTGNPYFTTDTAGSLRAIEINADVILKGTRVDGIYTADPEKDPTATKYETITFQECLSKNLRVMDMTAFTLCMENNLPIIVFDMNKPNNLKRVVTGENVGTIVNKG; encoded by the coding sequence ATGCTTCCAAAATACAAACGCATTCTCCTCAAACTTTCCGGTGAGTCATTAATGGGTGATAAAAATTTCGGGATGGATTCAACCGTTATTTCCCAATATGCCAAAAGCATTAAATCAATTGTTGAACTGGGTGTGCAGGTGGCCATTGTGATTGGCGGCGGAAATATTTACAGGGGAATGAATGAAGCAGAAACAGGGATCGAACGTGCACACGGCGATTATATGGGTATGCTGGCAACAGTGATCAATGGAATGGCGCTGCAGGCCGGTTTGGAAAAAGCAGGCGTGTACACCCGTTTGCAAAGTGCCATTAAAATGGAACAGATCGCTGAACCATATATCCGTCGTCGAGCTATCCGTCATTTGGAAAAAGGTCGTGTGGTGATCTTTGGTGCAGGCACAGGCAATCCATACTTCACAACTGATACAGCAGGTTCGCTCCGTGCGATTGAAATAAATGCCGATGTTATTCTGAAAGGAACAAGGGTTGATGGTATTTACACAGCCGATCCCGAAAAAGATCCTACTGCTACGAAATACGAAACCATCACATTCCAGGAATGCCTGAGCAAAAATCTACGGGTGATGGACATGACAGCTTTTACACTCTGCATGGAAAATAATCTTCCCATCATTGTATTTGATATGAACAAGCCAAACAACCTCAAACGTGTTGTTACCGGCGAAAATGTTGGAACCATTGTAAACAAGGGCTAA
- the pdxH gene encoding pyridoxamine 5'-phosphate oxidase, giving the protein MSSIADIRRDYSLKTLNETEITENPFQQFADWWQQAIESEIDEVNAMTLATASLEGVPSARIVLLKGYDENGFVFYTNYESAKGQELAENPRASLLFFWRELERQVRITGLVEKVSSTESDDYFLSRPTGSQIGAWASPQSHVIENRSWLENKVKELETKFSTEPLTRPSHWGGYRVKPVIIEFWQGRSSRLHDRIQYTLQENNSWKIERLAP; this is encoded by the coding sequence ATGTCGTCCATTGCAGACATCCGTCGTGATTATTCCTTAAAAACATTAAATGAAACTGAAATAACTGAGAATCCTTTTCAGCAATTTGCTGATTGGTGGCAACAAGCCATTGAATCGGAAATTGATGAAGTGAATGCGATGACGCTGGCAACAGCATCGCTGGAAGGAGTTCCTTCGGCACGTATCGTTTTATTAAAAGGGTATGATGAAAATGGGTTTGTGTTTTACACCAACTATGAAAGTGCAAAGGGGCAGGAGTTGGCCGAAAACCCGAGAGCAAGCTTGTTATTCTTCTGGAGAGAACTGGAGCGCCAGGTGCGTATTACGGGGTTGGTTGAAAAAGTGAGTTCAACAGAAAGCGACGACTATTTTTTATCACGACCAACAGGTTCACAAATTGGTGCATGGGCATCACCACAAAGTCATGTAATTGAAAACAGAAGTTGGCTGGAGAATAAGGTGAAAGAGTTAGAGACGAAGTTTAGTACAGAACCATTAACACGACCGTCTCATTGGGGAGGTTACAGGGTAAAACCGGTGATCATTGAATTCTGGCAGGGAAGAAGCAGTCGTTTACACGATCGTATTCAATATACCTTGCAGGAGAATAATAGCTGGAAGATCGAACGGTTAGCGCCATAA
- a CDS encoding 30S ribosomal protein THX, with protein MGRGDKKTAKGKRFLGSFGKSRPAKVVKKAAPKKAEKKD; from the coding sequence ATGGGCAGAGGTGATAAAAAAACCGCAAAAGGAAAACGCTTTTTAGGATCATTCGGCAAAAGCCGTCCTGCGAAAGTCGTTAAAAAAGCAGCTCCTAAAAAAGCTGAAAAGAAAGACTAA
- a CDS encoding HU family DNA-binding protein, whose amino-acid sequence MNKAELVAKLSEDAELSKTQANAVLDSFVEAVTKTLKSGGKVTLVGFGTFSVTKRAARTGRNPQTGATIKIKAKKVAKFKAGKELAAKL is encoded by the coding sequence ATGAACAAAGCTGAATTAGTTGCAAAACTTTCCGAAGATGCAGAACTTTCAAAGACACAGGCAAATGCTGTATTGGATTCTTTCGTAGAAGCTGTTACCAAAACATTGAAAAGTGGTGGTAAAGTAACATTGGTTGGTTTCGGTACTTTCTCTGTTACAAAACGTGCTGCACGTACAGGTCGTAACCCACAAACGGGTGCTACCATCAAAATCAAAGCGAAAAAAGTTGCTAAGTTTAAAGCAGGTAAAGAATTAGCTGCAAAACTCTAA
- a CDS encoding DUF4286 family protein: protein MIVYNVTSKLDWSIHDAWVKWMLEEHIPEVVATGCFKSGLLLKLLEIDEEDGPTYTAQYFAETKQQQEEYVQQHAAALRQKVFDKWGNRIIAFRSIMEVVQ from the coding sequence ATGATCGTCTATAATGTTACCTCAAAACTCGATTGGAGTATTCATGATGCCTGGGTGAAATGGATGCTGGAAGAACATATTCCTGAAGTTGTAGCAACAGGTTGTTTCAAAAGCGGACTGTTGCTGAAACTATTGGAGATCGATGAAGAAGACGGACCAACTTATACTGCGCAATATTTTGCAGAAACAAAACAACAACAGGAAGAATATGTGCAGCAACATGCAGCAGCACTTCGTCAAAAAGTATTCGACAAATGGGGCAATCGTATCATTGCGTTTCGCAGTATCATGGAAGTTGTGCAGTAA
- a CDS encoding exodeoxyribonuclease III, translating to MRIISYNVNGIRAAIKKGFIDWLKTDPADIICVQETKAQKENVDHTLFNDLGYHDYWFSAQKKGYSGVAVFTKIKPDAVEVGNGHGPSDDEGRVIQLQFGDIRLINTYFPSGTSGDVRQEFKYQWLDEYYKWLNELKKKHPKLILCGDYNIAHKEIDIHDPKGNKNSSGFLPAEREWMTKFFENGWVDSFREFHPEPHRYSWWSQRFPSVRLQNKGWRIDYISVTEPLKKNLQDAEIYPDVKHSDHCPVYLELKMK from the coding sequence ATGCGCATCATTTCCTATAATGTAAACGGTATTCGTGCTGCCATTAAGAAAGGTTTTATTGACTGGCTCAAAACAGACCCTGCTGATATTATTTGTGTGCAGGAAACAAAAGCACAGAAAGAGAACGTTGATCATACACTATTCAATGATCTTGGTTACCACGATTATTGGTTCAGTGCACAAAAAAAAGGCTACAGTGGTGTGGCCGTATTCACCAAAATAAAACCTGATGCTGTTGAAGTGGGTAATGGTCATGGACCTAGTGATGATGAAGGTCGTGTAATACAATTACAGTTCGGTGATATCCGCCTTATCAATACCTACTTCCCAAGTGGCACCAGTGGTGATGTTCGTCAGGAATTTAAATATCAATGGCTTGATGAATACTATAAATGGCTGAACGAGTTAAAAAAGAAACATCCAAAGCTTATTCTTTGCGGCGATTATAATATTGCACATAAAGAAATTGATATTCATGATCCGAAAGGCAATAAAAACTCAAGTGGATTTTTACCAGCCGAACGTGAATGGATGACAAAGTTTTTTGAGAACGGATGGGTGGATAGCTTTCGTGAATTTCATCCCGAACCACACCGTTACAGTTGGTGGAGCCAACGTTTCCCAAGTGTACGTTTGCAAAATAAAGGCTGGCGCATTGATTACATCAGTGTAACGGAACCATTAAAAAAGAATTTGCAGGATGCTGAAATTTATCCTGATGTAAAACACAGCGATCATTGTCCTGTTTATCTTGAATTAAAAATGAAATAA
- a CDS encoding c-type cytochrome, translated as MLKKILKWTGLILLFIIVGVSVIVLLNQNKKFEAPYPAIKASTDSAVLARGKYLVYGPAHCADCHSKPGTEELVDKGQEVDLPGGRDFALPIGHIYPKNITPDKETGIGNLSDETIARSLRYGVGHDGRAIFDFMPFYNISDADLTAIISYIRTIKPVKNVIPKNNMNVLGMVIKAFMLKPVGPTGTPPKSVQPDTTVDYGRYMAMSVANCVGCHTMRDLKTGAFIGEPFAGGFKMESVVDPEHYECESPNLTPDKETGRIYGWTEEMFVKRIRQGKIIKHSPMPWGPFSRMSDLELKAIYKFLQTVKPVHNKVELTVYEKKS; from the coding sequence ATGCTTAAAAAAATCCTTAAATGGACAGGACTTATCCTTTTGTTCATTATCGTGGGAGTTTCCGTAATTGTATTACTCAATCAGAACAAAAAATTTGAAGCTCCTTATCCAGCCATTAAAGCATCAACAGACAGTGCAGTGCTTGCAAGAGGTAAATACCTGGTGTATGGACCTGCGCATTGCGCCGATTGCCATTCTAAACCCGGTACCGAAGAATTGGTAGATAAAGGACAGGAAGTTGACTTACCGGGAGGCCGGGATTTTGCACTACCAATCGGGCATATATATCCAAAAAATATCACACCAGATAAAGAAACCGGCATCGGGAATTTATCTGATGAAACTATTGCACGTTCCTTACGTTATGGTGTGGGTCACGACGGACGTGCAATATTTGATTTTATGCCGTTCTATAATATCAGCGATGCTGATCTTACTGCTATCATTTCTTATATCAGAACAATTAAACCGGTAAAGAATGTTATTCCAAAAAACAACATGAATGTATTGGGAATGGTGATAAAAGCATTTATGTTAAAACCTGTTGGTCCAACAGGCACCCCACCAAAATCTGTACAGCCGGATACTACTGTTGACTACGGAAGATATATGGCCATGAGTGTTGCCAATTGTGTTGGTTGCCACACGATGCGTGATTTAAAAACAGGTGCATTTATCGGCGAACCATTTGCCGGTGGTTTTAAAATGGAATCAGTGGTTGATCCCGAACATTACGAATGTGAAAGTCCCAACCTAACACCCGATAAAGAAACCGGGCGTATTTATGGCTGGACAGAAGAAATGTTCGTCAAACGTATCAGGCAAGGTAAGATCATTAAACATAGCCCCATGCCATGGGGGCCTTTCAGCCGTATGAGTGATCTTGAATTAAAAGCGATCTACAAATTTTTGCAAACTGTAAAGCCGGTTCATAATAAAGTAGAACTAACCGTTTACGAGAAGAAATCATAA
- a CDS encoding RDD family protein, giving the protein MENNPISDAMENPSQTSVLSDIQTLNYNYASTGQRFFNWLIDNLLMRFGVSYLTGSVVGVLLQLISPEILFELASGERGFVFWGVSYFIAICNYLFYYTLCEKLFRGYTLGKLITGTRAIREDDGELTFKDAFMRSLCRIVPFEALSALAGFPWHDTWTKTKVVKTR; this is encoded by the coding sequence ATGGAGAATAACCCAATTTCTGATGCTATGGAAAACCCATCACAGACATCTGTGCTTTCCGATATTCAAACATTAAACTATAATTATGCAAGCACGGGCCAGCGGTTTTTTAATTGGCTGATCGATAATTTGCTCATGCGTTTTGGCGTCAGTTATCTTACAGGCTCTGTAGTCGGCGTTCTGCTGCAATTGATCTCTCCTGAAATATTATTTGAACTGGCATCAGGAGAGCGTGGTTTTGTTTTCTGGGGCGTGAGTTATTTTATTGCTATTTGTAACTATCTCTTTTATTATACACTTTGTGAAAAACTGTTCAGAGGTTATACGCTTGGTAAATTAATAACAGGCACGAGAGCCATTAGAGAAGATGATGGGGAACTGACATTTAAAGATGCTTTTATGCGTTCACTATGCCGTATTGTTCCCTTTGAAGCATTGAGCGCTTTGGCCGGGTTCCCATGGCATGATACATGGACAAAAACAAAAGTGGTAAAGACAAGATAA
- a CDS encoding TonB-dependent receptor, translating into MKTTLLLFIFSLHVLLLTAQTTYSSRIIDAVTNEPVEGAVVQSKNKVTTAAKDGRFSITLENSETIVTISAIGYATQEINTANTGNVLLTRAAFNLKEVVIAAGDITKVYSTISKIDLNQRPVNSAQEFLRYVPGLFIAQHQGGGKAEQIFLRGFDVDHGTDVRITVDGMPVNMPSHAHGQGYADMHFVIPELVKTIDYGKGSYYAEQGNFNTAGYVELQTANRLSQNTVQTEVGSFNSYRALAMVNLLPATNQKQSAYIASEFIYSDGAFESPQNFNRLNIWGKYNVQMNERNKLFLQANVFNSRWDASGQIPERAVNDGTISRFGAIDNTEGGYTGRINISTKLQQRLHNDDLIEHQLYYSRYHFNLISNFTFFLNDPVNGDQIRQQEERDIYGWQSNWQSKKFKGNTAFTSSIGSGARFDATHNSELSRTKNKTEILDAVALGNVKEANAWLYADEKIERGNWLFNIGARVDYFHFDYNDKLNPSLASQQKAIISPKLNIFYTVNKSFQFYLKNGKGFHSNDTRVVLPQTGQRVLPASYGSDLGFIWKPFKSLLINAAAWHLFLEQEFVYVGDEGIVEPGGKTRRVGADVSVRWQPLKALTADANINFAHARSIEDAKGENYIPLAPTVTSTGGINYQYNSWNASIRYRYLANRAANEDYSITAKGYFVTDASLSYAFNKFELGTVVENIFNTQWNEAQFATESRLRNETNPVTELHYTPGNPFFIKLKLAFHF; encoded by the coding sequence ATGAAAACAACTTTACTGCTTTTCATTTTTTCATTGCATGTGTTGCTTTTAACAGCGCAAACAACTTACAGCAGCCGCATCATAGATGCCGTTACAAACGAACCTGTTGAAGGCGCAGTAGTACAAAGCAAAAACAAAGTAACAACTGCGGCAAAGGACGGTCGCTTCAGTATTACCTTAGAAAATAGCGAAACAATCGTTACCATTTCTGCAATTGGATATGCCACACAAGAGATCAATACAGCTAACACCGGTAATGTTTTATTAACACGTGCTGCTTTCAACCTGAAAGAAGTTGTGATCGCTGCAGGTGATATCACAAAAGTATATTCAACCATCAGCAAGATCGATCTCAATCAACGCCCTGTTAATTCAGCACAGGAATTTTTGCGCTATGTTCCCGGTTTGTTTATAGCACAACACCAGGGTGGTGGCAAAGCCGAGCAAATATTTTTACGTGGCTTTGATGTAGATCACGGAACCGATGTACGCATCACTGTTGATGGCATGCCGGTAAATATGCCTTCGCATGCACACGGGCAAGGTTATGCTGATATGCATTTCGTTATTCCTGAGTTGGTAAAAACAATTGACTATGGAAAAGGCAGTTATTATGCAGAGCAAGGTAACTTCAATACAGCAGGCTATGTTGAACTGCAGACGGCTAATCGCCTTTCACAAAACACTGTGCAAACTGAAGTTGGTTCATTTAATAGCTACAGAGCTTTAGCCATGGTAAATTTATTGCCTGCAACAAATCAGAAACAAAGTGCCTATATCGCTTCCGAATTTATTTACTCTGACGGTGCGTTTGAAAGTCCGCAAAATTTTAACCGTTTGAATATCTGGGGTAAATACAATGTGCAGATGAATGAACGTAACAAATTATTTCTGCAGGCAAATGTTTTTAACAGCCGTTGGGATGCCTCCGGACAAATTCCTGAACGTGCAGTGAACGATGGGACTATCTCACGCTTCGGTGCTATTGATAATACTGAAGGTGGTTACACCGGCCGCATTAACATCAGCACAAAACTCCAACAACGTTTACATAATGATGATCTGATAGAACATCAGCTATACTATTCACGCTATCATTTCAACCTTATCTCAAACTTCACCTTCTTCCTGAATGACCCTGTGAATGGTGACCAGATCAGGCAACAGGAAGAAAGAGATATTTATGGCTGGCAATCAAACTGGCAATCGAAAAAATTCAAAGGCAATACTGCTTTCACCAGCAGTATCGGCAGTGGAGCAAGATTCGATGCTACACACAATTCTGAACTGTCACGCACAAAAAATAAAACAGAAATCCTTGATGCGGTTGCATTGGGTAATGTAAAAGAAGCAAATGCATGGCTGTATGCCGATGAAAAAATTGAACGGGGCAACTGGCTGTTCAACATTGGCGCAAGAGTTGATTATTTTCATTTTGACTACAATGACAAGTTGAATCCATCTTTAGCATCACAACAAAAAGCAATTATAAGTCCGAAGCTGAATATATTCTACACAGTAAATAAATCATTCCAATTCTACCTGAAAAACGGCAAAGGTTTTCACAGTAACGATACACGTGTAGTGTTACCGCAAACCGGTCAACGAGTTTTACCTGCGTCGTACGGTTCTGATCTTGGTTTTATCTGGAAGCCATTCAAGAGCCTGCTCATTAATGCAGCAGCCTGGCATTTATTTCTTGAGCAGGAGTTTGTATATGTGGGTGACGAAGGTATTGTTGAACCGGGTGGTAAAACAAGAAGAGTTGGTGCGGATGTTTCTGTTCGCTGGCAACCGCTGAAAGCGTTAACAGCCGATGCCAATATCAACTTTGCACATGCAAGAAGTATTGAAGATGCAAAAGGCGAAAATTATATTCCGCTTGCGCCAACTGTTACAAGCACCGGCGGTATCAATTATCAATACAACAGCTGGAACGCAAGTATCCGCTATCGGTATTTAGCCAACCGTGCTGCTAATGAAGATTACAGTATTACTGCAAAGGGATATTTTGTTACAGATGCTTCGCTCAGTTATGCGTTCAACAAGTTTGAACTGGGAACCGTTGTGGAGAATATATTCAATACACAATGGAACGAAGCACAGTTTGCTACTGAATCAAGATTAAGAAACGAAACAAATCCTGTTACTGAATTACATTACACACCGGGCAATCCATTCTTTATAAAATTGAAGCTGGCTTTTCATTTCTAA